One segment of Proteus appendicitidis DNA contains the following:
- the glrR gene encoding two-component system response regulator GlrR, which translates to MAGHKSANLLLVDDDPGLLKLLGMRLTSEGFHIFTAESGQEALKLLLKEKIDLVISDLRMDEMDGMALFAEIQRQQPGMPVIILTAHGSIPDAVAATQQGVFSFLTKPVDRDALYKAIDEALELVTIVSDEEWSKDIVTRSPQMLRLLEQAKLVAQSDVSVLINGQSGTGKEVLAQAIHRASPRAKKPFIAINCGALPEQLLESELFGHAKGAFTGAVSSREGLFQAAEGGTLFLDEIGDMPMALQVKLLRVLQERKVRPLGSNRDIDIDVRILSATHRDLPKAMERNEFREDLFYRLNVVNLRIPTLSERAEDIPILANHLLRESAKRHKPFVRSFSTDAMKCLMTASWPGNVRQLVNVIEQCVALTTAPVISEALVTQALQGENTALPTFAEARGHFEMTYLRKLLQMTKGNVTQAARMAGRNRTEFYKLLSRHELDANDFKE; encoded by the coding sequence ATGGCTGGCCATAAATCAGCAAATCTTTTACTTGTCGATGACGATCCTGGGTTATTAAAGTTACTTGGTATGCGATTAACAAGTGAAGGTTTTCATATCTTCACCGCTGAAAGTGGACAAGAAGCACTAAAACTTCTCTTAAAAGAAAAAATAGACCTTGTTATTAGCGATCTCCGAATGGATGAAATGGATGGTATGGCGCTGTTTGCTGAAATACAACGCCAGCAGCCGGGCATGCCTGTTATCATTCTTACGGCTCATGGCTCTATTCCTGACGCAGTGGCCGCAACACAGCAAGGTGTATTTAGCTTTTTAACCAAACCCGTTGATAGAGACGCACTTTATAAAGCGATTGATGAAGCACTGGAGCTTGTGACTATTGTTTCAGATGAAGAATGGTCAAAAGATATCGTGACTCGTAGCCCACAAATGCTACGTTTATTAGAACAAGCAAAGTTAGTCGCCCAATCTGATGTCAGTGTACTTATCAATGGTCAAAGTGGTACGGGTAAAGAAGTCCTTGCTCAAGCTATCCATCGCGCAAGCCCTAGAGCGAAAAAACCGTTTATTGCCATTAACTGTGGTGCGTTGCCTGAGCAACTTCTAGAGTCTGAATTATTTGGTCATGCGAAAGGTGCTTTTACAGGCGCGGTGAGTAGCCGTGAAGGTCTATTTCAAGCTGCTGAAGGTGGCACATTATTTTTAGATGAAATTGGCGATATGCCAATGGCATTGCAAGTTAAGTTATTACGTGTTTTACAAGAGCGAAAAGTTCGCCCATTAGGCAGTAATCGCGATATTGATATTGATGTACGAATTCTTTCTGCAACGCATCGTGATTTACCTAAAGCGATGGAGCGTAATGAATTTCGAGAAGATCTGTTCTATCGTTTAAATGTGGTTAACTTACGTATTCCGACATTAAGTGAACGAGCTGAAGATATTCCTATTCTTGCTAATCACTTATTGAGAGAGTCTGCTAAACGCCATAAACCTTTTGTTCGAAGCTTTTCAACCGATGCCATGAAATGCTTAATGACAGCAAGCTGGCCGGGTAATGTGCGTCAATTGGTTAACGTTATTGAGCAATGTGTAGCGTTAACAACTGCACCCGTGATCAGTGAAGCGCTTGTAACACAGGCATTACAAGGTGAAAATACGGCACTGCCCACCTTTGCAGAAGCGAGAGGACATTTTGAAATGACCTATTTGAGAAAACTTTTGCAAATGACAAAAGGCAATGTGACCCAAGCCGCACGTATGGCTGGGCGCAATCGAACTGAGTTTTATAAATTGTTATCTCGTCATGAGCTAGATGCGAATGATTTTAAAGAATAA
- the glnB gene encoding nitrogen regulatory protein P-II — MKKIEAIIKPFKLDDVREALGEVGITGMTVTEVKGFGRQKGHTELYRGAEYMVDFLPKVKIEIIVSDEIVETCVDTIMTTAQTGKIGDGKIFVFDVSRVIRIRTGEQDEEAI; from the coding sequence ATGAAAAAAATTGAAGCGATAATTAAGCCGTTTAAATTAGATGATGTAAGAGAAGCGCTCGGAGAAGTGGGTATCACGGGAATGACGGTAACAGAAGTGAAAGGCTTTGGTCGCCAAAAAGGGCATACGGAGCTTTACCGCGGTGCTGAATACATGGTCGATTTTTTACCTAAAGTGAAGATTGAAATTATTGTCTCTGATGAAATTGTTGAAACCTGCGTAGATACAATTATGACAACGGCACAAACAGGTAAAATTGGTGATGGTAAGATTTTTGTCTTTGATGTGAGTCGCGTTATTCGTATTCGTACTGGCGAACAAGATGAAGAGGCTATTTAG
- a CDS encoding NAD+ synthase yields the protein MSRKLKLTMAQLNWVVGDIEGNCERMLSTVKAQEETDLVMFSELALCGYSPEDLLFRPDFQQRCETQLTRLEQASKKTAIVVGHPWWQNGKIYNALSFFYKGELQARYFKQQLPNYGVFDEKRYFQQGNERCVVPFKGYHLGLLICEDIWINEPIDALKQAGADLVLSINASPYNREKPHVRTQLIKEHCQRTHLPVIYLNQIGGQDELVFDGCSKVFDERGTITHRLAAFDEQTTIVEFDELNIVPMADPAPELSPLAQVYQALVLATRDYVIKNGFKGAILGLSGGIDSGLTVAIAADALGKESVQAVMMPFRYTSEMSIHDAKEQADLLGVEFDTVSIEPMFDAFMAQLAPMFKDTVADTTEENLQARCRAVILMAMSNKRRRLVLTTSNKSESAVGYSTLYGDMAGGFDVLKDVPKTLVFELSKYRNTLSPAIPQRVIDRPPSAELAPGQTDQDNLPPYDILDAILEGYVEQDKSVSDLVAAGFDEATVRKVIKLVDINEYKRRQAPVGPRITSRNFGKDRRYPITSGFGRHNW from the coding sequence ATGAGTCGTAAACTAAAACTCACCATGGCTCAACTTAATTGGGTTGTTGGCGATATTGAAGGTAACTGTGAACGCATGTTATCTACCGTTAAAGCACAAGAAGAGACCGATTTGGTTATGTTCTCTGAGTTGGCTTTATGCGGTTACTCTCCTGAAGATCTGCTATTTCGTCCTGATTTCCAACAGCGTTGTGAAACACAACTTACGCGTTTAGAACAAGCAAGTAAAAAAACGGCGATTGTTGTTGGACATCCTTGGTGGCAAAACGGCAAAATTTACAACGCACTTTCATTTTTCTATAAAGGTGAATTACAAGCGCGTTATTTCAAACAACAATTACCTAATTATGGTGTGTTTGATGAAAAGCGTTATTTCCAACAAGGAAATGAACGCTGTGTGGTGCCATTTAAAGGTTATCACCTAGGTTTGTTAATTTGTGAAGATATCTGGATCAATGAGCCTATCGATGCATTAAAACAAGCGGGCGCTGATCTCGTTCTATCGATTAATGCATCACCTTATAACCGTGAAAAACCGCATGTTCGTACACAGCTCATTAAAGAACATTGCCAAAGAACACACCTTCCCGTGATTTATCTTAACCAAATTGGTGGTCAAGATGAGTTGGTATTTGATGGTTGTTCAAAAGTATTTGATGAACGCGGTACTATTACGCATCGTTTAGCTGCATTTGATGAACAAACTACTATCGTTGAATTTGACGAATTGAATATTGTTCCGATGGCAGATCCTGCCCCGGAACTTTCACCTTTAGCGCAAGTTTATCAAGCGTTAGTGCTTGCAACGCGTGATTATGTGATTAAAAACGGCTTTAAAGGGGCAATTCTAGGATTATCTGGTGGTATTGACTCTGGATTAACGGTTGCTATCGCAGCTGATGCCTTAGGCAAAGAGAGTGTTCAAGCTGTTATGATGCCATTTCGTTATACATCAGAAATGAGTATTCATGATGCAAAAGAACAAGCGGATTTATTAGGTGTTGAGTTTGATACGGTTTCTATTGAACCCATGTTTGATGCTTTTATGGCTCAACTTGCGCCTATGTTTAAAGATACTGTTGCAGATACCACAGAAGAAAATCTACAAGCTCGTTGTCGTGCGGTTATTTTGATGGCAATGTCGAATAAACGCCGTCGTTTAGTGTTAACCACAAGCAATAAAAGTGAATCAGCAGTGGGATATTCTACATTGTATGGTGATATGGCGGGTGGTTTTGATGTCTTAAAAGATGTACCTAAAACGTTGGTTTTCGAGCTTTCTAAATATCGTAATACACTTTCACCGGCTATTCCTCAGCGCGTTATTGATAGACCACCATCAGCAGAACTAGCACCGGGGCAAACAGACCAAGATAATTTACCTCCTTATGACATTCTGGATGCTATTCTTGAAGGTTATGTTGAGCAAGATAAATCTGTATCTGATTTAGTTGCAGCAGGATTTGATGAAGCGACAGTCCGTAAAGTGATAAAATTAGTCGATATTAATGAATATAAGCGACGTCAAGCCCCTGTAGGGCCACGTATTACAAGTCGTAATTTTGGTAAAGATCGCAGATACCCAATTACAAGCGGTTTTGGTCGCCACAACTGGTAA